A window of the Sardina pilchardus chromosome 21, fSarPil1.1, whole genome shotgun sequence genome harbors these coding sequences:
- the LOC134068519 gene encoding neuronal acetylcholine receptor subunit beta-4-like, producing the protein MDHLTATMTRTLTVLACVFTFVQSGACADAEERLMNWLLGKGRYNKLIRPAVNRTERVTILLQVSLAQLISVNERDQVMTTNVWLTQNWNDYRLSWNPAEYEGIDKLRIPSRHIWLPDIVLYNNADGTYEVTVFTNAIVLFNGSIAWLPPAIYKSACKIEVKHFPFDQQNCTLKFRSWTYDHTEIDLVLKSEVASMDDFTPSGEWDILALPGRRTVNPNDPTYVDLTYDFLIKRKPLFYTINLIIPCILITSLAILVFYLPSDCGEKMTLCISVLLALTVFLLLISKIVPPTSLDVPLIGKYLMFTMVLVTFSIITSVCVLNVHHRSPSTHTMPAWVKLVFLVKLPALLFMRRPHNSSARQRLRQQRRARERRGLLGLSYGGAPTLPSVPAISASSAALLTSAFSSPGHFYKSAAASAASASLGFSAQAPGRWGSNVDEAVDGVRYVADRMMGDDDDQSVIEDWKYVAMVVDRLFLWIFVIVCVSGTLGLFLQPLFQSHIVPLPHTEAAGRSGM; encoded by the exons ATGGACCACTTGACAGCGACAATGACGCGGACCCTGACTGTACTCGCTTGCGTGTTTACTTTCGTCCAAA GCGGCGCGTGTGCGGACGCGGAGGAGCGGCTGATGAACTGGCTGCTGGGTAAAGGCCGCTACAACAAGCTGATCCGGCCGGCGGTCAACCGCACCGAGCGCGTCACCATCCTCCTGCAGGTGTCCCTGGCCCAGCTCATCAGCGTG AATGAACGAGACCAGGTGATGACCACCAACGTGTGGCTAACTCAG AACTGGAATGATTACCGTCTGTCCTGGAACCCGGCGGAGTACGAGGGCATCGACAAGCTGCGCATCCCCTCCCGCCACATCTGGCTGCCCGACATCGTGCTCTACAACAA CGCTGACGGCACGTACGAGGTGACGGTGTTCACCAACGCCATCGTGCTCTTCAACGGCAGCATCGCCTGGCTACCGCCGGCCATCTACAAGAGCGCCTGCAAGATCGAGGTCAAGCACTTCCCCTTCGACCAGCAGAACTGCACGCTCAAGTTCCGCTCCTGGACCTACGACCACACGGAGATCGACCTGGTGCTCAAGTCCGAGGTGGCCAGCATGGACGACTTCACGCCCAGCGGCGAGTGGGACATCCTGGCGCTGCCCGGGCGGCGCACGGTCAACCCCAACGACCCCACCTACGTGGACCTCACCTACGACTTCCTGATCAAGCGCAAGCCGCTGTTCTACACCATCAACCTCATCATCCCCTGCATCCTCATCACCTCGCTGGCCATCCTGGTCTTCTACCTGCCGTCGGACTGCGGCGAGAAGATGACCCTGTGCATCTCCGTGCTGCTGGCGCTCACCGTCTTCCTGCTGCTGATCTCCAAGATCGTGCCGCCCACCTCGCTGGACGTGCCGCTGATCGGCAAGTACCTGATGTTCACCATGGTGCTGGTCACCTTCTCCATCATCACCAGCGTGTGCGTGCTCAACGTGCACCACCGCTCGCCCAGCACCCACACCATGCCCGCCTGGGTCAAGCTGGTGTTCCTGGTCAAGCTGCCCGCGCTGCTCTTCATGCGGCGCCCGCACAACAGCTCGGCGCGCCAGCGGCTGCGCCAACAGAGGCGGGCGCGGGAGCGGCGCGGGCTCCTGGGGCTGAGCTACGGCGGGGCGCCAACGCTGCCCTCCGTGCCCGCCATCTCGGCCTCGTCCGCCGCGCTGCTCACCTCGGCCTTCTCGTCGCCCGGCCACTTCTACAAGAGCGCCGCCGCGTCGGCCGCGTCCGCCAGCCTCGGCTTCAGCGCCCAGGCGCCAGGAAGG tGGGGCTCTAACGTGGACGAGGCGGTGGACGGAGTGCGCTATGTAGCTGACCGCATGATGGGGGACGACGATGACCAGAGC GTGATCGAGGACTGGAAGTACGTGGCCATGGTGGTGGACCGGCTCTTCCTGTGGATCTtcgtgatcgtgtgtgtgtcggggacgCTGGGGCTCTTCCTGCAGCCGCTCTTCCAGAGCCACATCGTGCCGCTGCCACACACCGAGGCCGCCGGCAGGAGCGGCATGTGA